Proteins from a genomic interval of Anolis sagrei isolate rAnoSag1 chromosome 1, rAnoSag1.mat, whole genome shotgun sequence:
- the CNPPD1 gene encoding protein CNPPD1 produces the protein MDLNGLFLDEEGAFSLSGFQEFTFLPRHQQLSDRVRKRLYYGWDKDGTLDNLSSPVADIAVELLQKAAPSPIRRLQKKYVSHVSREACISPCSMMLALVYIERLRHRNPEYLQQISSSDLFLISMMVASKYLYDEGEEEEVFNDEWGAAGNVDVQTMNTLEMNFLRAIDWSLYTDPKELFEVLNWLEGCVAERQGIKRGWFTYTDLSVLMERMLWQQALGQFYQQMAKLACILGVVYLTGFATVLASAAVVHHTVHVKRAGTMELLGPKGTLAPCLPVPSSVQPDRNLELPNSSPCLAAENQTFHGEEQQPGSNGVTATALYLWSSVLNALSYSPPAPISPSRCSRCSQSTCMATNHTSCARPATQSAPSGLPTYCTSCSCGNWHLSMSPNCKDWPDPLALQQCSSQAALELGRIKAFIFPS, from the exons ATGGACCTCAACGGGCTCTTCCTGGACGAGGAGGGCGCCTTCTCCCTCAGCGGCTTCCAGGAGTTCACG TTTcttcccaggcaccagcagctgAGTGATCGGGTGCGCAAGAGGCTGTACTATGGCTGGGATAAAGATGGTACCCTGGATAACCTCTCAAGTCCTGTTGCAG ATATTGCTGTGGAACTACTCCAGAAAGCTGCTCCTAGTCCCATTCGGAGGCTCCAGAAAAAATATGTGTCTCATGTCTCCCG AGAGGCTTGTATCTCCCCCTGCTCTATGATGTTGGCCCTGGTTTACATTGAAAGGCTCCGGCACCGCAATCCTGAATACCTACAGCAGATCTCATCTTCTGATCTCTTCTTGATCTCCATG ATGGTTGCCAGCAAGTACTTATATgatgaaggggaagaagaagaggtattCAATGATGAATGGGGAGCTGCTGGCAACGTGGATGTACAGACCATGAACACGCTGGAGATGAATTTCCTCAGGGCCATT GACTGGAGCCTCTATACAGACCCCAAGGAGCTTTTTGAAGTGCTCAATTGGCTGGAAGGATG TGTGGCTGAGAGGCAGGGCATCAAACGTGGCTGGTTCACCTACACAGATCTGTCTGTCTTAATGGAGCGGATGCTGTGGCAGCAGGCTCTGGGTCAGTTCTACCAACAAATGGCCAAG CTGGCTTGCATTCTTGGAGTGGTGTACCTTACGGGGTTCGCTACTGTCCTTGCTTCTGCAGCAGTCGTACATCACACTGTACATGTGAAAAGGGCTGGTACTATGGAGCTGCTTGGCCCTAAGGGTACTCTAGCTCCATGCCTGCCTGTCCCATCTTCAGTCCAGCCGGATCGTAACTTGGAGCTCCCTAATAGCTCTCCATGCCTAGCAGCAGAGAATCAAACCTTTCATGGTGAAGAACAACAGCCTGGAAGCAATGGTGTCACGGCTACAGCACTCTACCTATGGAGCAGTGTCCTTAATGCATTATCTTACTCACCACCAGCTCCTATCAGTCCCTCACGTTGCTCACGTTGTAGTCAATCCACCTGCATGGCAACCAACCACACGTCTTGTGCCCGCCCTGCTACACAGTCGGCTCCCTCTGGACTTCCTACCTATTGCACAAGTTGTTCATGTGGAAATTGGCACCTTTCCATGTCTcctaactgcaaagactggccTGATCCACTGGCACTGCAACAGTGTTCCTCACAGGCTGCCTTGGAGCTTGGAAGGATCAAGGCATTCATCTTTCCTAGCTAG